The Micromonospora sp. Llam0 genome includes a window with the following:
- a CDS encoding single-stranded DNA-binding protein, with the protein MFDTYVTIVGNVLTTPEWRRTTQTNTLVANFKVASTARRLDRESNRWVDGNSLRVRVNCWRKLAEGVCSSVMLGDPVVVVGRLYTRDWVDGEGNNRLQYEMEAVAVGHDLARGRGRFTRNRPTLATSEVDGDDPERRVQGEATAEVPADEVPATRNELFDGDDDPMFLEPSVPSPVEGEPNRPVGRPITLAVDVLAAEAAGAASAQADAAAASPEDTGAGITTTGDDAGRRDEPSDMLVDPPSSRSPGGDRAPDDPTGDPLRADDPTGDPLPADERPASSSRARRSRSRTAVPV; encoded by the coding sequence ATGTTCGATACGTACGTAACGATTGTCGGCAACGTGCTGACCACGCCGGAGTGGCGGCGTACCACCCAGACCAACACGCTGGTCGCCAACTTCAAAGTGGCCTCGACGGCGCGCCGGCTCGACCGGGAGAGCAACCGCTGGGTCGACGGCAACAGCCTGCGGGTCCGGGTGAACTGCTGGCGCAAGCTGGCCGAAGGGGTCTGCTCCTCGGTCATGCTCGGCGACCCGGTCGTCGTGGTCGGCCGGCTCTATACCCGCGACTGGGTCGACGGCGAAGGCAACAACCGCCTGCAGTACGAGATGGAGGCGGTGGCGGTCGGGCACGACCTGGCCCGAGGACGGGGTCGGTTCACCCGCAACCGGCCGACGTTGGCGACCAGCGAGGTCGACGGGGACGACCCGGAGCGGCGGGTGCAGGGCGAAGCCACCGCCGAGGTACCGGCCGACGAAGTGCCGGCGACCCGCAACGAGCTGTTCGACGGTGACGACGACCCGATGTTCCTGGAACCGTCGGTGCCGTCGCCGGTCGAAGGGGAACCGAACCGCCCGGTTGGCCGGCCGATAACCCTGGCCGTGGACGTGCTCGCCGCCGAGGCAGCCGGTGCCGCCTCAGCCCAGGCCGACGCGGCCGCCGCTTCGCCCGAGGACACCGGAGCCGGCATCACGACGACCGGCGACGACGCCGGTCGTCGCGACGAGCCATCGGACATGCTGGTGGACCCGCCGTCGTCGCGGTCGCCCGGCGGCGACCGGGCCCCCGACGACCCGACCGGCGATCCGCTGCGGGCCGACGACCCGACCGGCGATCCGCTGCCGGCCGACGAGCGGCCGGCTTCGTCCAGCCGGGCCCGGCGGTCGCGGAGCCGGACGGCGGTGCCGGTCTGA
- a CDS encoding M48 family metallopeptidase produces MTADDDGTTPTAAASGGTPDATTPDRRRITLTGISSRAWEHPADRGALTALRELRGFDDVVRMFFGMWNERAFRLSYLASAIRVDHRQYPRVHRLLAEAATALDVPELPELFVTQSPVLGAQAIGLDKPFIVVNTACVQQLDDAELRTLLGHELGHVRSGHAVYQTILTILTRWAANLSWLPVGAIALRAIIAAMLEWWRKAELSGDRAGLLAGQDPAAAQRLLMKLAGGGDLSQIDTAAFLEQAAEYDGGGDLRDSLHKFRMTAWSTHPVPVARAAALRQWIDSGGYAQVLAGDYPRRADDPTASVTEEIKAAAQAYREEFGRSQDPLVGLLRRLGSGAADVGEWASGAAGRARSWMGAASSTGRPGGRRS; encoded by the coding sequence ATGACCGCAGACGACGACGGCACCACGCCCACGGCTGCGGCCAGCGGCGGCACGCCGGACGCCACCACCCCGGACCGGCGGCGGATCACGTTGACCGGGATCAGCTCCCGTGCCTGGGAGCACCCGGCCGACCGGGGCGCGCTGACCGCGCTCCGTGAGCTACGTGGCTTCGACGACGTGGTCCGGATGTTCTTCGGGATGTGGAACGAGCGGGCCTTCCGGCTCAGCTACCTGGCGTCGGCGATCCGGGTCGACCACCGCCAGTACCCCCGGGTGCACCGGTTGCTCGCCGAGGCGGCGACCGCGCTGGACGTGCCGGAGCTGCCGGAGCTGTTCGTGACCCAGTCCCCGGTGCTCGGCGCCCAGGCCATCGGCTTGGACAAACCGTTCATCGTGGTCAACACCGCCTGCGTGCAGCAGCTCGACGACGCCGAGCTGCGGACGCTGCTCGGTCACGAGCTGGGGCACGTCCGCAGCGGCCACGCCGTCTACCAGACAATTCTCACCATCCTGACCCGCTGGGCGGCGAACCTGAGCTGGTTGCCGGTCGGCGCGATCGCGCTGCGGGCGATCATCGCCGCGATGCTGGAGTGGTGGCGCAAGGCGGAGCTGTCCGGCGACCGTGCCGGGCTGCTCGCCGGTCAGGACCCGGCGGCGGCGCAGCGGCTGCTGATGAAGCTGGCCGGCGGCGGCGACCTCAGCCAGATCGACACCGCCGCGTTCCTGGAGCAGGCCGCCGAGTACGACGGCGGCGGTGACCTGCGGGACAGCCTGCACAAGTTCCGGATGACCGCCTGGAGCACCCACCCGGTGCCGGTGGCGCGGGCCGCGGCACTGCGGCAGTGGATCGACTCCGGTGGGTACGCGCAGGTGCTGGCCGGTGACTACCCGCGCCGCGCCGATGACCCGACCGCTTCGGTGACCGAGGAGATCAAGGCCGCCGCGCAGGCGTACCGCGAGGAGTTCGGCCGCAGCCAGGATCCGTTGGTCGGCCTGCTGCGTCGGCTGGGTTCCGGCGCGGCCGACGTCGGCGAGTGGGCCAGCGGCGCCGCCGGCCGTGCCCGGTCCTGGATGGGCGCGGCCAGCTCCACCGGCCGGCCCGGTGGCCGGCGGAGCTGA
- a CDS encoding uridine kinase, producing the protein MTRGVSTFESLARRVYAASACLGRVRLVVVDGPSGAGKSTFADCLATACATVAATGPGPAPKPAPEPASAVAGPAVAVVRTDDLLDGWGDQFTFWPRLSAWVLDPLRTGRPARYRRYDWAAGRFGDGWTVIEPPAVLVIEGVSAARAAVRPAATLSVYVTAPEPVRLARSLTRDGTAIQPTLDRWRRAEERFFTADGTPGSVDLLVDGAAELPSGQLPSGQLAYGWIRDWPDVDAGSAGGAPSAG; encoded by the coding sequence GTGACGCGGGGGGTCTCGACCTTCGAAAGTCTGGCCCGGCGGGTGTACGCCGCCTCGGCCTGCCTCGGCCGGGTCCGGCTCGTCGTCGTCGACGGTCCGAGCGGCGCCGGCAAGTCCACCTTCGCCGACTGCCTGGCCACCGCCTGCGCGACGGTCGCGGCGACGGGCCCGGGGCCAGCCCCGAAGCCAGCCCCGGAGCCGGCTAGCGCCGTCGCCGGACCGGCCGTCGCCGTCGTACGCACAGATGATCTGCTGGACGGCTGGGGTGACCAGTTCACCTTCTGGCCCCGGCTCAGCGCCTGGGTGCTCGACCCGCTGCGGACCGGCCGGCCGGCCCGCTACCGACGATACGACTGGGCCGCCGGGCGGTTCGGCGACGGCTGGACCGTGATCGAACCGCCCGCCGTACTCGTGATCGAAGGGGTGAGCGCGGCCCGCGCGGCGGTCCGGCCGGCCGCGACGCTGTCGGTCTACGTCACCGCACCCGAACCGGTGCGCCTGGCCCGGTCGCTCACCCGCGACGGGACCGCGATACAGCCGACGCTCGACCGCTGGCGGCGGGCCGAGGAGCGGTTCTTCACCGCCGACGGTACGCCCGGTTCGGTCGACCTGCTCGTCGACGGCGCTGCCGAGCTCCCGTCCGGCCAGCTCCCGTCCGGCCAGCTGGCGTACGGGTGGATCCGGGACTGGCCGGACGTAGACGCCGGTAGCGCCGGTGGGGCACCATCGGCCGGGTAG
- a CDS encoding acyl-CoA dehydrogenase family protein: MTVIESAPQPELVQRARDLVPLIQKHAAWQEENRALHSEVLDALKDAGLLRLRFPARYGGTVPDARTVVDVVAELGHGDGSTGWTISTMTIGAWLAGLLPDEAQDEIFANPEDRFCGSVGPNGVAVKTEGGYILNGRWHFNTGAPQAQWDTHSIMIDLGDGNMVPGMAVVPVSDLTIVDDWHTVGLRGTGSVTTIAQDLFVPENRVLNMVPVMMHNQHASKINADYQAWRVPFLQFAVAVAAAPALGMARAAWDAFMERLPSRRITYTNYEKQIDATLTHLQVAEARVKIDEAEFHLHRAVRRLDEKALSGEPWTLEDRAAARMDAGAVCARAKEAVDILNNASGGSSVYSEVPIQRIERDVQTINLHGIMHPNTNLETYGRVLCGLEPNTMFL; this comes from the coding sequence ATGACGGTAATCGAGTCCGCGCCACAGCCCGAACTCGTACAGCGGGCCAGGGACCTGGTCCCGCTGATCCAGAAGCATGCCGCGTGGCAGGAGGAGAACCGCGCCCTGCACTCGGAGGTGCTCGACGCGCTGAAGGACGCCGGGCTGCTCCGGTTGCGGTTCCCGGCGCGCTACGGCGGCACCGTGCCGGACGCGCGTACGGTGGTGGACGTGGTCGCCGAGCTGGGCCACGGCGACGGCTCCACCGGTTGGACCATCAGCACCATGACGATCGGTGCCTGGCTGGCCGGCCTGCTGCCCGACGAGGCGCAGGACGAAATCTTCGCGAACCCGGAGGACCGGTTCTGCGGCTCGGTCGGCCCGAACGGGGTCGCCGTGAAGACCGAGGGTGGCTACATCCTGAACGGTCGGTGGCACTTCAACACCGGTGCCCCGCAGGCGCAGTGGGACACGCACTCCATCATGATCGACCTCGGTGACGGCAACATGGTGCCGGGTATGGCGGTCGTTCCGGTCTCGGACCTGACGATTGTCGACGACTGGCACACGGTCGGCCTGCGCGGCACCGGCAGTGTCACGACCATCGCCCAGGACCTGTTCGTGCCCGAGAACCGGGTGCTGAACATGGTGCCGGTCATGATGCACAACCAGCACGCGTCGAAGATCAACGCCGACTATCAGGCGTGGCGGGTGCCGTTCCTGCAGTTCGCGGTCGCCGTGGCGGCCGCGCCGGCGCTCGGCATGGCGCGGGCCGCCTGGGACGCTTTCATGGAGCGGCTGCCGAGCCGGCGGATCACCTACACCAACTACGAGAAGCAGATCGACGCGACGCTGACCCACCTGCAGGTCGCCGAGGCGCGAGTCAAGATCGACGAAGCGGAGTTCCACCTGCACCGGGCGGTGCGCCGACTCGATGAGAAGGCCCTCAGCGGCGAGCCGTGGACCCTGGAGGACCGCGCCGCGGCACGGATGGACGCCGGTGCCGTCTGCGCCCGGGCGAAGGAGGCCGTGGACATCCTGAACAACGCCAGCGGCGGTTCGTCGGTGTACTCCGAGGTGCCGATCCAGCGGATCGAGCGGGACGTCCAGACGATCAATCTGCACGGCATCATGCACCCGAACACGAACCTGGAAACCTACGGCCGTGTCCTGTGCGGCCTGGAGCCCAACACGATGTTCCTGTAG
- a CDS encoding SRPBCC domain-containing protein: protein MSESYTTSFSVHQNPEDVFHAINDVRGWWDGEIEGTADSLGAEFTYRHGALHYSKQKVTEFVPGKKVVWLVTEADITFVTDRTEWKDTRVVFDIAEKDGKTEVTFTHEGLVPQFECYDGCSDAWGYYVKDSLPKFIAKSRSEVGS, encoded by the coding sequence ATGAGCGAGAGCTACACGACGTCCTTCAGCGTGCACCAGAACCCCGAGGACGTCTTCCACGCCATCAACGACGTACGCGGGTGGTGGGACGGGGAGATCGAGGGAACGGCGGACAGTCTCGGCGCCGAGTTCACCTACCGACACGGGGCGCTGCACTACTCGAAGCAGAAGGTCACCGAGTTCGTGCCCGGAAAGAAGGTCGTCTGGCTCGTCACCGAGGCCGACATCACCTTCGTGACGGACCGGACGGAGTGGAAGGACACCCGGGTCGTCTTCGACATCGCAGAGAAGGACGGCAAGACGGAGGTCACGTTCACCCACGAGGGGCTCGTGCCGCAGTTCGAGTGCTACGACGGCTGCAGCGACGCCTGGGGATACTACGTCAAGGACAGCCTTCCCAAGTTCATCGCCAAGAGCCGGTCCGAGGTCGGTAGCTGA
- a CDS encoding cobalamin biosynthesis protein, with translation MATSAGKVNASAAAATAGGLVAGYALDNLFGDPRRWHPVAGYGRLAGAAERRLYRPTRRAGIAYTAVAVGGPVVAAVTASVLTRRHPVARAALVAGTTWAVLGGRTLRTEADMMARALRRADVPAARRRLNHLCGRDPAALDAPELARATVESVAENTSDAVVAPLFWGAVAGLPGLVGYRAANTLDAMVGHRSSRYERFGTAAARLDDVLNFVPSRLTGLAAVWWSPTVKGDRARAWRVWRRDRADHPSPNAGQCEAAFAGALGVRLGGRNVYFGRSEVRPYLGDGPRPSPRQIRRAATLSRRVGDTAAVASVVAAPVVQMAAAQLTVRMVRAVVRTIRRR, from the coding sequence GTGGCTACCAGCGCTGGCAAGGTCAACGCGTCGGCCGCCGCCGCCACGGCCGGCGGTCTGGTCGCCGGCTACGCCCTGGACAACCTGTTCGGCGACCCCCGCCGCTGGCATCCGGTCGCCGGGTACGGCCGGTTGGCCGGTGCCGCCGAGCGCCGGCTGTACCGGCCGACCCGTCGGGCCGGCATCGCCTACACGGCCGTGGCCGTCGGGGGGCCGGTGGTCGCCGCCGTGACGGCGTCGGTGCTGACCCGGCGGCATCCGGTCGCCCGGGCGGCTCTCGTCGCCGGCACCACCTGGGCGGTGCTCGGCGGCCGTACGCTGCGGACCGAGGCGGACATGATGGCGCGGGCGCTGCGCCGGGCCGACGTACCAGCGGCCCGACGCCGGCTCAACCATCTCTGCGGCCGGGACCCGGCCGCGCTCGACGCGCCGGAGCTGGCCCGGGCGACCGTCGAGTCAGTCGCCGAGAACACCTCGGACGCCGTGGTCGCGCCGCTGTTCTGGGGTGCCGTCGCCGGTCTGCCCGGCCTGGTCGGCTACCGGGCGGCGAACACGTTGGACGCCATGGTCGGGCACCGGTCGTCGCGCTACGAACGGTTCGGCACGGCCGCGGCGCGACTCGACGACGTGCTGAACTTCGTGCCGTCGCGGCTCACCGGGCTGGCCGCCGTGTGGTGGTCGCCGACGGTCAAGGGCGACCGGGCACGGGCCTGGCGGGTGTGGCGCCGGGACCGCGCCGACCATCCGAGCCCCAACGCTGGTCAGTGCGAGGCGGCGTTCGCCGGGGCGCTCGGGGTCCGGCTCGGTGGGCGCAACGTCTACTTCGGGCGCTCCGAGGTGCGTCCGTATCTCGGGGATGGTCCGCGTCCCTCGCCTCGGCAGATCCGCCGGGCAGCCACCCTGTCCCGGCGGGTCGGCGACACCGCTGCCGTCGCGTCCGTGGTCGCGGCACCGGTCGTGCAGATGGCCGCCGCACAGCTGACCGTACGGATGGTCCGGGCCGTCGTGCGGACCATCCGCCGCCGGTAG
- a CDS encoding plasmid pRiA4b ORF-3 family protein — protein sequence MDGTDNPEPCDCPGCSAETGDVIGTLLSGAAALVDDDDPIAAELTGAMFVAMVGDEPDPDGVRPLRDGLIPQLADRGGPEAVALLTAIAAVSPPPAAEVARTAATTLAGAGVPMPKWADEVAAEVTVDDCWRIDSPDGTDSVFTVAFRRAGRTHAMMVIVDHADCAAAQDILLLDGDQLPAALDELTRDPGTTRTRLDPADLRWHVEQALDARSVHDEADAELDDEPEPDDDEGPPYPVLATLLDARLATMPESDRPPAPHHDAGPDDLAHLLPGLPDGGGFPAQRRPGSVRPAPTRKLPAKRKKSQGPAPVYRVDVVLADSEPPVRRQLEVVGDTPLEDLHHVIQSAFDWDDSHLHLFETPYGDFAPPGDRTGHQSERKVTLEQVAPAVGDTITYRYDFGDDWTHKITVVAVADRDPTAIYPRCTGGERAAPPEDCGGVWGYAHLLDVLADPSHPEYADRRDWLGLDDGQTPLDPGRFDPDVIERRLAALR from the coding sequence ATGGACGGCACCGACAACCCCGAACCGTGCGACTGCCCCGGCTGCAGTGCGGAGACCGGCGACGTCATCGGCACCCTGCTGAGCGGCGCCGCCGCCCTGGTCGACGACGACGATCCGATCGCCGCCGAACTCACCGGGGCGATGTTCGTCGCGATGGTCGGCGACGAACCCGACCCCGACGGCGTCCGCCCGCTCCGCGACGGGCTCATCCCGCAGCTCGCCGACCGAGGCGGCCCCGAGGCGGTGGCGCTGCTGACCGCGATCGCCGCAGTCTCCCCACCGCCCGCCGCCGAGGTGGCCAGAACCGCGGCGACGACCCTCGCCGGGGCCGGCGTACCGATGCCGAAGTGGGCCGACGAGGTCGCCGCCGAGGTGACGGTGGACGACTGCTGGCGGATCGACAGCCCCGACGGGACCGACTCGGTCTTCACCGTCGCCTTCCGGCGAGCCGGCCGTACGCACGCCATGATGGTGATCGTCGACCACGCCGACTGCGCGGCCGCCCAGGACATCCTGCTGCTGGACGGCGACCAACTGCCGGCGGCCCTGGACGAACTGACCCGGGATCCGGGCACCACCCGCACCCGGCTCGACCCGGCCGACCTGCGGTGGCACGTCGAGCAGGCGTTGGACGCCCGCAGCGTGCACGACGAGGCCGACGCCGAACTCGACGACGAACCGGAGCCCGACGACGACGAGGGGCCGCCGTACCCGGTGCTGGCCACCCTGCTGGACGCCCGGCTGGCCACCATGCCGGAGTCGGACCGGCCGCCGGCCCCGCACCACGACGCCGGCCCCGACGACCTGGCGCACCTGCTCCCCGGCCTGCCCGACGGCGGCGGGTTCCCCGCGCAGCGCCGTCCCGGGTCGGTCCGGCCGGCACCGACGCGCAAGCTGCCGGCCAAACGGAAGAAGTCACAGGGACCGGCGCCGGTCTACCGGGTCGACGTGGTGCTGGCCGACAGCGAGCCGCCGGTCCGGCGGCAACTGGAGGTCGTGGGTGACACTCCGCTGGAAGACCTGCACCACGTGATCCAGTCGGCGTTCGACTGGGACGACAGCCACCTGCACCTGTTCGAGACGCCGTACGGCGACTTCGCACCGCCCGGCGACCGGACCGGGCACCAGTCGGAGCGCAAGGTCACCCTGGAGCAGGTCGCCCCGGCCGTCGGCGACACGATCACCTACCGGTACGACTTCGGCGACGACTGGACCCACAAGATCACCGTCGTCGCGGTCGCCGACCGCGACCCGACGGCGATCTACCCCCGGTGTACGGGAGGCGAGCGGGCCGCCCCACCGGAGGACTGCGGCGGCGTCTGGGGATACGCCCACCTGCTCGACGTACTGGCCGACCCGTCCCATCCGGAGTACGCGGACCGACGCGACTGGCTCGGACTCGACGACGGGCAGACACCACTGGACCCGGGGCGGTTCGATCCCGACGTGATCGAGCGGCGGCTGGCCGCGCTGCGCTGA
- a CDS encoding helix-turn-helix domain-containing protein, which produces MLGRLYANEVCSAARTLEVVGERWSLLIIRNAMFFGMTRFTDFQRDLGVATNILAKRLSEFVEAGVFETRPGAGGAHVEYVLTEKGRQLQPVIIALTEWGDRWANPEGRPVTFEHEGCGGHVSLQVGCAGCGGSPAPSDVSARADSRFIALREQRRQRR; this is translated from the coding sequence GTGTTGGGACGCCTGTACGCCAACGAGGTCTGCTCTGCTGCGCGGACACTCGAGGTCGTCGGCGAGCGTTGGAGCCTGCTCATCATCCGCAACGCGATGTTCTTCGGGATGACCCGGTTCACGGACTTCCAGCGGGACCTGGGTGTGGCCACGAACATCCTGGCCAAACGGTTGAGCGAGTTCGTCGAGGCGGGCGTCTTCGAGACCCGGCCGGGTGCCGGTGGCGCCCACGTCGAATATGTGCTCACCGAGAAAGGTCGCCAGCTGCAACCGGTCATCATCGCGCTCACCGAGTGGGGTGACCGCTGGGCCAATCCGGAGGGGCGGCCGGTCACCTTCGAGCACGAAGGCTGTGGCGGCCACGTCAGTCTGCAGGTCGGATGTGCGGGTTGCGGCGGTTCTCCGGCGCCGAGCGACGTATCGGCGCGCGCCGACTCCCGGTTCATCGCGCTGCGCGAGCAGCGCAGGCAGCGACGCTGA
- a CDS encoding cobyric acid synthase, producing the protein MPGSAGPAGGGGGLLVAGTTSDAGKSLLAAGICRWLNRRGVRVAPFKAQNMSNNSAVVVGSDGRGGEIGRAQAVQAAACGLEPQVRFNPVLLKPGSDRSSQVVLLGEAVDTVTATNYRAMRSRLADTVHTTLAELRGEYDVVICEGAGSPTEINLRAGDFVNLGLARRAGLPAIVVGDIDRGGVFAAMFGTVALLSAEDQAHIAGFVINKFRGDRELLRPGIDMLRQVTGRPTYGVLPWQPDLWLDGEDSLAYGGTIGRPTAPRGREVLRVAAVRLPRISNATDLEALAAEPGVQVRLTVDPTEVAAADLVVLPGTRSTVDDLGWLRETGLAATVTAHAVSGRPLLGICGGFQMLSRVINDEVESRRGSVPGLGLLPVEITFAERKTVTRSAGRAYSDVPVRGYEIHHGYVSRSAGSTSPLFTGTSTEVGIGAGAGPGTAGGTEGVRLGSMCGTHWHGAFESDEFRRRYLSDVARRAGRHGFTVAPDTSFAALRQRGLDLLGDLVEEHLDTAALWRLIESGPPPGLPFIPPGAPRLPEASR; encoded by the coding sequence GTGCCGGGGAGTGCTGGCCCCGCCGGTGGTGGTGGTGGCCTACTGGTCGCCGGGACCACCTCCGACGCGGGTAAGAGCCTGCTCGCCGCCGGGATCTGTCGATGGCTGAACCGGCGTGGGGTGCGGGTCGCGCCGTTCAAGGCACAGAACATGTCCAACAACTCGGCGGTGGTCGTCGGGTCGGACGGCCGGGGCGGCGAGATCGGCCGGGCCCAGGCGGTGCAGGCAGCCGCCTGCGGACTGGAGCCGCAGGTGCGGTTCAACCCGGTCCTGCTCAAACCGGGCAGTGACCGGTCCAGCCAGGTCGTGCTGCTGGGGGAGGCGGTCGACACCGTCACCGCGACCAACTACCGCGCGATGCGCTCCCGCCTCGCCGACACCGTGCACACCACCCTCGCCGAGCTGCGTGGCGAGTACGACGTGGTGATCTGCGAAGGCGCCGGCAGCCCCACCGAGATCAACCTGCGGGCAGGCGACTTCGTCAACCTCGGGCTGGCCCGGCGTGCCGGGCTGCCGGCGATCGTCGTCGGTGACATCGACCGGGGCGGCGTCTTCGCCGCCATGTTCGGCACCGTCGCCCTGCTCAGCGCCGAGGACCAGGCGCACATCGCCGGGTTCGTGATCAACAAGTTCCGTGGCGACCGGGAGCTGCTGCGACCCGGGATCGACATGCTGCGCCAGGTGACCGGCCGGCCCACCTATGGGGTGCTGCCCTGGCAGCCCGATCTCTGGCTGGACGGCGAGGACTCGTTGGCGTACGGCGGAACGATTGGCCGGCCCACGGCGCCGCGCGGCCGCGAGGTCCTGCGGGTCGCGGCGGTCCGACTGCCCCGGATCTCCAACGCCACCGATCTCGAAGCGCTCGCCGCCGAGCCCGGCGTGCAGGTCCGGCTCACCGTCGATCCGACCGAGGTCGCCGCCGCCGACCTGGTCGTCCTGCCCGGCACCAGGTCGACCGTGGACGACCTCGGCTGGTTGCGGGAGACCGGGCTGGCCGCGACGGTGACCGCGCACGCCGTCTCCGGCCGCCCGCTGCTCGGCATCTGCGGTGGTTTCCAGATGCTCAGCCGGGTGATCAACGACGAGGTGGAGAGCCGCCGGGGCAGCGTGCCGGGGCTCGGCCTGCTGCCCGTCGAGATCACCTTCGCCGAGCGTAAGACCGTCACCCGCAGCGCGGGGCGGGCCTACAGTGACGTGCCGGTGCGCGGCTACGAAATTCACCATGGGTACGTCTCCCGGTCCGCCGGGTCGACCTCGCCGCTGTTCACCGGCACCAGCACCGAGGTGGGCATCGGCGCCGGAGCTGGCCCTGGCACGGCGGGCGGCACCGAGGGCGTGCGGCTGGGTTCGATGTGCGGCACCCACTGGCACGGTGCCTTCGAGTCCGACGAGTTCCGTCGCCGCTACCTCTCCGACGTGGCCCGGCGGGCCGGCCGGCACGGCTTCACCGTCGCGCCGGACACCAGCTTCGCGGCGCTGCGCCAACGCGGACTGGACCTGCTCGGCGACCTGGTCGAGGAGCACCTGGACACCGCCGCGTTGTGGCGGCTGATCGAGTCCGGGCCGCCGCCCGGACTACCGTTCATCCCACCCGGAGCTCCCCGGTTACCCGAGGCTTCCCGGTGA
- a CDS encoding SDR family NAD(P)-dependent oxidoreductase, giving the protein MHTITGKTVLVTGANRGIGRALLEEALHRGAKRVYAGARQPFDHPDGRVTAVTLDVTDAGQIAQAAKTVGELDVLVNNAGEVTFDDLSDRAVLEKMFAVNFFGVYDTIQAFLPALIRSQGAIINNISVNAFAPFPLVSSYSAAKAAAFNLSQSLRGLLAGKGVGVHAVMTGLVDTDMTKGFDVMAKAAPEHVAKNVYDGLEKGEEEIFPDAMAEPLADSWRSGGGKNLERQYAQMAAQIAAAQSA; this is encoded by the coding sequence ATGCACACGATCACCGGTAAGACGGTCCTGGTGACCGGCGCCAACCGCGGCATCGGCCGGGCGCTGCTCGAGGAGGCGCTCCACCGGGGCGCGAAGCGGGTGTACGCCGGGGCGCGTCAGCCGTTCGACCACCCGGACGGGCGGGTCACCGCGGTGACGCTGGACGTGACCGACGCGGGGCAGATCGCACAGGCCGCGAAGACCGTCGGCGAACTCGACGTGCTGGTGAACAACGCCGGCGAGGTCACGTTCGACGACCTGAGCGATCGCGCGGTGCTCGAGAAGATGTTCGCGGTGAACTTCTTCGGGGTGTACGACACCATTCAGGCGTTCCTTCCGGCGCTGATCCGGTCCCAGGGTGCGATCATCAACAACATTTCGGTGAACGCTTTCGCGCCGTTCCCGTTGGTCTCGTCGTACTCGGCAGCCAAGGCGGCGGCGTTCAACCTGTCGCAGTCGCTTCGCGGTCTGCTGGCGGGTAAGGGCGTCGGCGTGCACGCCGTCATGACCGGGCTCGTCGACACCGACATGACCAAGGGCTTCGACGTGATGGCCAAGGCAGCGCCCGAGCACGTGGCCAAGAACGTCTACGACGGGCTGGAAAAGGGCGAGGAGGAGATCTTCCCCGATGCCATGGCCGAGCCGCTGGCCGACAGCTGGCGTTCGGGCGGGGGGAAGAACCTGGAGCGCCAGTACGCACAGATGGCGGCGCAGATCGCCGCAGCTCAGTCCGCCTGA
- a CDS encoding nitroreductase/quinone reductase family protein, which yields MPRDEAIDFNRRVIEEFRSNAGRVGGILADSLVILVHHVGIRTGIARTTPLICFPFDDQRRYAVIGSNGDSPVHPAWCANLAAMASTTVELGEETFAVTVEPLDDDTRSRLWSELFGETTGPDEFAARTGRRLPMFLLTRTT from the coding sequence ATGCCCAGGGACGAGGCCATCGACTTCAACCGAAGGGTCATCGAGGAGTTCCGGTCGAACGCGGGCCGGGTCGGCGGAATCCTGGCCGACTCGCTCGTCATCCTGGTGCACCACGTCGGCATCCGGACCGGGATCGCCCGGACCACGCCGCTGATCTGCTTTCCGTTCGACGACCAGCGCCGCTACGCCGTCATCGGATCCAACGGTGACTCTCCGGTCCACCCGGCCTGGTGCGCGAACCTGGCCGCCATGGCTAGCACGACCGTCGAACTGGGCGAGGAAACCTTCGCGGTGACCGTCGAGCCACTCGACGATGACACCCGCAGCCGGCTGTGGTCGGAGCTGTTCGGCGAGACGACCGGCCCGGACGAGTTCGCGGCCAGGACCGGACGGCGGCTGCCGATGTTCCTGCTGACCCGCACGACCTGA